A genome region from Sphingobium sp. CR2-8 includes the following:
- a CDS encoding Hsp20 family protein, which produces MTMRSFDLTPYRRSTVGFDRLFDLIENNARLAQGDNYPPFNIERLSEDRYRVTLAIAGFRPDEIDITAQQNLLQVIGRKDDASSADRSKFLHVGIANRSFERRFELADFVRVEKADLADGLLTIELVREVPEAMKPKKIAVNGGQLVDITAKDRDAA; this is translated from the coding sequence ATGACAATGCGTAGCTTCGACCTTACCCCCTATCGCCGTTCCACCGTCGGTTTCGATCGTCTGTTCGACCTGATCGAAAATAACGCGCGGCTGGCGCAGGGGGACAATTACCCGCCGTTCAACATCGAACGCCTGTCGGAAGATCGTTACCGCGTGACTCTGGCCATCGCCGGGTTCCGGCCCGACGAAATCGACATCACCGCCCAGCAGAACCTGCTCCAGGTGATCGGTCGCAAGGACGATGCCTCGTCGGCTGACCGCTCGAAATTCCTGCACGTCGGTATCGCGAACCGCAGTTTTGAACGCCGGTTCGAACTGGCCGATTTCGTGCGCGTGGAAAAGGCGGATCTGGCAGACGGCCTGCTGACGATCGAACTCGTGCGCGAAGTGCCCGAGGCGATGAAGCCCAAGAAGATCGCCGTTAATGGCGGTCAACTGGTCGACATCACCGCCAAGGATCGCGACGCCGCCTGA
- a CDS encoding lipoprotein-releasing ABC transporter permease subunit: MILSRYERMIAKRYLLPGKGEGFIFLVAGISLAAVMLGVAALIIVMSVMNGFRAELFDKIVGLNGHAVVQGYGGRLPDWQSVLKEAKATPGVTSATPMIEQPLGAIFQGRFEPALVRGMTVADIRNNKTLKGKVLAGSLDNLTPNSGKVGIGSRLAENMGVQLGDTITIYNPAGRSTPFGTVPREVGYKVAAIFEVGVYDYDKAMVVMPIEDAQTLLLLGDVVSMIEVETVDPDKVGQILEPLAGKVAGRAAITDWRQMNASLFEALAVERVAMFVVLSIIVLVAVFNILSSLIMLVRAKTRDIAILRTMGASRAGLVKIFMTVGVTIGTLGMVAGMVLGFTFLFFRQSLVNAIQFVTGQNLWDPSIRFLTELPSKPDPMEITVICIMALVFSFLATLYPAFKAANTDPVQVLRYE, from the coding sequence ATGATTTTATCCCGTTACGAACGCATGATCGCCAAACGCTATTTGCTGCCGGGCAAGGGCGAAGGCTTCATCTTCCTGGTCGCCGGCATCAGCCTGGCCGCGGTCATGCTGGGCGTCGCCGCGCTCATCATCGTCATGAGCGTCATGAATGGCTTTCGGGCCGAATTGTTCGACAAGATCGTCGGCCTGAACGGTCATGCCGTGGTGCAGGGCTATGGCGGGCGGTTGCCCGACTGGCAGTCGGTGTTGAAAGAGGCGAAGGCGACGCCCGGCGTCACCAGCGCCACGCCGATGATCGAGCAGCCATTGGGGGCGATCTTCCAAGGCCGGTTCGAGCCCGCGCTAGTGCGCGGCATGACCGTCGCCGACATTCGCAATAACAAGACGCTCAAGGGCAAGGTGCTGGCCGGTAGCCTCGACAATCTGACGCCCAACAGCGGCAAGGTGGGAATCGGTTCGCGACTGGCGGAAAATATGGGCGTCCAACTCGGCGATACGATCACCATCTACAATCCCGCCGGACGATCCACCCCCTTCGGGACCGTCCCCCGGGAGGTAGGCTACAAGGTCGCTGCGATCTTCGAGGTCGGCGTCTATGACTATGACAAAGCGATGGTCGTCATGCCGATCGAGGACGCGCAGACGTTGCTGCTGCTGGGCGATGTCGTCAGCATGATCGAGGTCGAGACGGTGGATCCCGACAAGGTGGGCCAGATATTGGAACCGTTGGCCGGCAAGGTTGCCGGCCGCGCGGCTATTACCGATTGGCGGCAGATGAACGCGTCGCTGTTCGAGGCGCTGGCGGTGGAGCGGGTTGCGATGTTCGTCGTCCTGTCCATCATCGTGCTGGTGGCGGTGTTCAATATCCTGTCCTCGCTCATCATGCTGGTGCGCGCCAAGACGCGCGACATTGCGATATTGCGGACGATGGGGGCCAGTCGGGCCGGTTTGGTCAAGATTTTCATGACGGTGGGCGTCACCATCGGCACGCTGGGCATGGTCGCGGGCATGGTGCTGGGGTTCACTTTCCTCTTCTTCCGGCAAAGCCTGGTCAACGCGATCCAGTTCGTAACGGGGCAGAATTTGTGGGATCCCTCCATCCGGTTCCTGACCGAATTGCCTTCAAAGCCCGATCCTATGGAGATCACGGTCATCTGCATCATGGCGCTGGTGTTCAGCTTTCTCGCCACGCTTTATCCGGCCTTCAAGGCCGCCAATACCGATCCTGTGCAGGTGCTGCGCTATGAATGA